From one Neovison vison isolate M4711 chromosome 1, ASM_NN_V1, whole genome shotgun sequence genomic stretch:
- the LOC122914173 gene encoding histone H4 gives MSGRGKGGKGLGKGGAKRHRKVLRDNIQGITKPAIRRLARRGGVKRISGLIYEETRGVLKVFLENVIRDAVTYTEHAKRKTVTAMDVVYALKRQGRTLYGFGG, from the coding sequence ATGTCTGGTCGCGGTAAGGGCGGGAAAGGCCTGGGCAAGGGCGGCGCCAAGCGCCACCGCAAGGTGCTGCGCGACAACATCCAGGGCATCACCAAGCCCGCCATCCGGCGGCTGGCCCGGCGCGGCGGCGTCAAGCGCATCTCCGGCCTCATCTACGAGGAGACCCGCGGGGTGCTCAAGGTGTTCCTGGAGAACGTGATCCGCGACGCCGTCACCTACACGGAGCACGCCAAGCGCAAGACGGTCACGGCCATGGACGTGGTCTACGCGCTCAAGCGCCAGGGCCGCACCCTCTACGGCTTCGGGGGTTAA